The Cryptomeria japonica chromosome 9, Sugi_1.0, whole genome shotgun sequence DNA segment CCGTGTTTacatttttgatagactgacaacTTATTTAGTTATTTTTAGTTACACTGGTATTTAGACATGCCAAAAGAAAACTGTAGGATTCTCGTATTTCTTTCAGCATGTTTATAATTGTCTCCCGTGTTTACATTTTTGATAGAATGACAACTGCTGTAATGTTTCAAGTTTTGCATTGATATAACTACTTTTAGTTACACTGGTATTTAGACATGCCAAAAGAAAACTGTAGCATTCTCGTATTTCTTTCAGCATGTTTATAATTGTTTCCTGTGTTTACATTTTTGATAGACTGAACTTATTTTTCTGTTTTGAAGAGTTTGAAAACAATGTTGCCATGGAGACAATGGAGTTCCTGTGTACTAAATTTTTATGTTGACATGTATTTTTTGGTTTCTTAATGATTATCATGATCAGGTTTATCGAGTTACTGTGGAGCCCATTGTTCCTATTATTTTTCAGCGTACAAAAGCTACCTGCTTTGCATATGGTCAAACAGGCAAGTTTCAATTTGACTATTGTGTTTGCATTTGGACAGGAAAGAGCTGTCAGCTTACTTGAGTTGGTTTTTACTGAATGTCAGGTTCTTTTTGTTGTGCACTATAGTGAGTTTTTTCAATATTGATGTATTGGATTGTTATGTTTTTAGGTAGCGGAAAGACTTATACGATGCAGCCATTGCCACTGAGAGCTTCAGGAGATATACTTAAGTTGATGAGCCAACCTTACTACCGAGATCAAGGATTTCAATTGTGGCTTAGCTTTTTTGAGATTTATGGAGGCAAATTATATGATCTTCTTAGTGACAGAAGGTATTCACTTTTGACATGCTTATTTGTTAATTCATTTCCAGTGCATGCTAGTTAAAAAGGATAGTTCATGTTGTACAGGAATCTCTGAAGTGgttacttaatttttttttatctgttAGTGAAACAAATTGTTTCAATTTACTTGTTTGGCCTGCAATTATTTTTAAGCAACTGTGTCAGGAAACTGTACTTTTCATTTTTCAAATGAATTCTAAACTTTTTACGGAATTGCATTTCAAATTTCCAGTTTCCTATAAGACAAACCTCGGCAGTTTCATATGCAGATTCTATATTTCAAGGAATTGTAAGAGGTTAGCCTCTTCCATGGGACTCTGTTTGAAGTGTGATGTCAACAATCAAAATTAATATTTGACATGGTTTTGTTTTGTCAGAACACTGTGAACTTTGATAGTCAAACAGAATACATACACTCTTCCTCATGGCAGAATCCAAGTTCAAGTTTTtgcttcttcaatttttaattacaATCCTTGCCTTTTATGCATATGCTTTTACACCACTCTGTCCAAGACTATGTTGTGGCTGGTTATGCATGTTTGTTCTGTATATCAGTGGCAGACTGTGGTTGACCAATTAATCCATATCTTGAACAACTCTCAATGTGCAGGCAATCACTTATTTCCTAAGTCATTTTAATTCTCCTATGAACTATTAAAATGAGAGATCATAAACCATGCTTGTACTATGAATTAAGGAATATAggaaaaatgataaattaataaaaaaagtcGACAATATTGCTAAGTATCTTTGGTCTCTCTTTCTCTATATGGATTAATTCGTGGGGAATTTTATTTGATCCCCACTTCTCCCACCTCCGCCCCCACACCCTGGAATAAGTACTTGTACAACATTACAGAAATACAAAAAGACAACCATACCAGTCGGAAATTGAAAGCATGAACCAAAAACTGGCAATGTATGttctttattaattattattatggaGATCATAAAGTTCGTGAGTAAACATATATCCTGTTCTAGGTAATATCTCATGTTAACTGTATTATTTTATAAAAGGAAAGGTCTGGTCCATATTACTACAGGGAAAAAGTTTACAGCACAAGTGATATTTGGTCAAATGACATGATCTTTTCAATTACATTGACCAAAGCAAAACATTCATTCACCAAGTAAAACCTGACACCAGAatcatttttcatttgaaatatTTAGACCATAGAGTTGAATGTGGTTGATGCATGATCATGTTTTGTTCTATACATCCTCTAGTGGATGATATTTAATTTTGTAAGTTGTTCTGCCCTAGTCTGTTATATCTTTGACTTGAGAATCCAAAAGGTCCTTGAGTATGTCTTAAGATGGGGCACATGCTAAGTGGAGTGCTAATTCTGTTTCCTGTAAAATGAACTAGGAAATTGTGCATGAGAGAGGATGGCAGGCAACAAGTTTGCATTGTTGGCTTGGAAGAATTTGAAGTCTCAGATGTACAAACTGTGAAGGAGCATATTGAGAAAGGGAATGGATCTCGAAGCACCGGTTCAACTGGAGCTAATGAAGAGTCATCAAGGTCTCATGCCATCCTGCAACTTGTAATTAAGAAGCAAGGTAAAATAACTGGGAAGCTGTCCTTTATTGACCTTGCTGGAAGTGAGCGTGGAGCTGACACAACTGATAATGACCGTCAAACAAGGTTTGGAtaaatttatgattttttgaatTGATGTACAAGAGTGTGTTTATCTCTAATGATTGCATATTTGAATTTCATGATTGCTTTGACTCTTTTTGTCAGGATGGAGGGAGCAGAGATCAATAAGAGCCTTTTGGCTCTCAAAGAGTGTATAAGAGCCCTGGATAATGATCAAATTCATATTCCATTTCGGGGAAGCAAGCTGACAGAAGTGCTTCGTGATTCATTTGTGGGGAATTCACGGACTGTTATGATATCATGTATTTCTCCAAACACGGGCTCCTGTGAACATACACTTAATACTTTGAGATATGCAGATAGGTGTGTATTTGATGTTCTTAGTATGACCATCACTACTTATCTTTTAGTTTAAGCACTGAGTGGATTTGTATTCAAATTGATGGGATTCCTGCAGGGTCAAAGGGCTCTCAAAGAGTAGtaattcaagaaaagatcagaatGCAATGAATGTTGCTGTTCCTTCCAAGGATTCAGTATCCACATCAACAAATATGTCACCAACTTTGTATCAAGGTCATTCAAGAGAGTTTTCTGATAATGGTGGAATAACTTCTGCAGAAAATAATAGAAGACCCGTGGACAGTTTGCCATATTATAATCAAGTGGAGGACCTTGACAGACATTCGTCTAATTTATCATCAAATTTTTTGTTCAGCAACAATCAAGAAGGTGGATTTTCAAGCAATGTTGACAAGGATAGAGTTTATATGAAAGAGGGTGTTGTTGGTTCTGGGGCCACTCGGAAGTCCATTAATGTTGGCCAAAATTCGTTTGATTTGAATGAAGAAGATAAAATACAGAAGGTTTCTTCGACACGGCAGAAAGtaagcaaagaagaaaaaccagataAGCAGATGAGTTGGGCCTCTAAGGGAGATAGCAAGCCTGATGTTTTTAATGCAGTAAAAAAGAATCAACAGCTATACAAAGAAGATCATGCTTCAAATAATGCATCCTTAAGACTCAAGGAGTGCGCACCAACTGAATATGATAGTGATATAAATGCCATCCTTAAGGTATAAAGCTTGACAGCTTAAATATTTGTGCACATGGTTTTATTGCTTTCATTTTATTGAACTCCAATATAGGCTTTTAGCCTTCCCTAATATCACTATATTACATGGAAGAAATGGTAAAAGCTGATAGTGCATGGTTTATATCACTATATTACATGGAAGAAATGGTAAAAGCTGAAAGT contains these protein-coding regions:
- the LOC131077846 gene encoding kinesin-like protein KIN-13A, with translation MPQSSAAALYDHSASLQSAGNSSDGSSDPVMARWLQSAGLQHLASPVAASTAGNHSSFPGFFSQGYGGQTMDEKQKLYRMLKNMNLGGDPGSEPATPMPQNSTGLSAMDGFLTPELRGEFGAGLLDLHAMDDSELFNEHAGSEPFEASPFVPMVEKGYENDFDMGVTGKQQKAQMETLFTSSSMVERENGGKDGNLAKIKVVVRKRPLNKKEIAKKEEDIVTVNDTSCLSVHEPKLKVDLTAYVEKHDFVFDAILDDHVTNDEVYRVTVEPIVPIIFQRTKATCFAYGQTGNGKTYTMQPLPLRASGDILKLMSQPYYRDQGFQLWLSFFEIYGGKLYDLLSDRRKLCMREDGRQQVCIVGLEEFEVSDVQTVKEHIEKGNGSRSTGSTGANEESSRSHAILQLVIKKQGKITGKLSFIDLAGSERGADTTDNDRQTRMEGAEINKSLLALKECIRALDNDQIHIPFRGSKLTEVLRDSFVGNSRTVMISCISPNTGSCEHTLNTLRYADRVKGLSKSSNSRKDQNAMNVAVPSKDSVSTSTNMSPTLYQGHSREFSDNGGITSAENNRRPVDSLPYYNQVEDLDRHSSNLSSNFLFSNNQEGGFSSNVDKDRVYMKEGVVGSGATRKSINVGQNSFDLNEEDKIQKVSSTRQKVSKEEKPDKQMSWASKGDSKPDVFNAVKKNQQLYKEDHASNNASLRLKECAPTEYDSDINAILKEEEELVAAHRKEIEETMDIVRDEMQLLSDVEMPGSHIDEYVSRLSQVLAIKATSVRNLQRRLARFQKNLKDQDILSLK